Proteins co-encoded in one Artemia franciscana chromosome 10, ASM3288406v1, whole genome shotgun sequence genomic window:
- the LOC136032486 gene encoding DNA-directed RNA polymerase III subunit RPC10-like encodes MLYFCPKCHNKLSTEYSLVKSRYRLGCRTCPYVHYLNSEGFGSVYHPQLKEVDDIIGGSDTWKNADTTDAQCPKCGFGKAYFMQIQTRSADEPMTTILRCCECANVWRD; translated from the exons ATGCTTTATTTTTGCCCCAAGTGTCATAATAAGTTATCCACAGAATATAGTCTGGTCAAGAGCAGATATCGACTTGGCTGTCGAACATGCCCATATGTTCATTACTTAAACTCAGAAGGTTTTGGCTCTGTATATCATCCGCAATTAAAG GAGGTAGATGACATAATTGGTGGCTCAGATACTTGGAAGAATGCTGATACAACAGACGCTCAGTGTCCAAAATGTGGCTTTGGAAAAGCTTATTTTATGCAAATACAGACTCGATCTGCAGATGAGCCTATGACTACCATTTTAAGATGTTGTGAATGTGCAAATGTTTGGAGAGATTAG